In Coregonus clupeaformis isolate EN_2021a unplaced genomic scaffold, ASM2061545v1 scaf0006, whole genome shotgun sequence, a genomic segment contains:
- the LOC121575766 gene encoding histamine H1 receptor-like, with protein sequence MDRYFNSTWRTYSQETLPSLSNTTLHVEHHNSFHNTLLGFFLGFLSLLTVIMNILVLYAVKKERTLHTVGNLYIVSLSVADLIVGATVMPLNLVYLLEDEWRLGRVVCQFWLIMDYVASTASIFSLFILCLDRYRSVHEPLRYLKYRTRGRASVMISGAWLLSMTWIIPILGWRSFAQVDLKPEMENKCDTDFRFVTWFKVLTSVFNFYVPSLLMLWFYSRIYRAVRQHFRERERIINPTDSVAENRIRHKVQTGNSPCESSKKERNSDFDQYTLDQPYDSTDTVETNAPREPKSGKDSRSSSLLRMTKRLRTTVKDNSSSFQQKDPDSDPLNLSSLPLGFTHDDNNVQKLYVSVSDCKVAVPPNSVAGVCEITQISDMQRYTTMLYNNDFTQSLNLSPSPWPHNSPPSPPPQEDSETGDGTSPDAVTLKQTWQKFCAQSRQCIQSLQVHKQHKAAKQLGFIIAGFMMCWIPYFIVFMVMAFCQTCVHHDLHMFTIWLGYINSTLNPFIYPLCNENFKRVFKTILHIH encoded by the exons ATGGACAG GTACTTCAACAGCACCTGGAGAACGTACAGCCAGGAGACTCTTCCGTCACTTTCCAATACCACCCTCCACGTCGAGCACCACAACAGCTTCCACAACACCctactag GATTCTTCCTGGGCTTCCTGTCGCTGCTCACCGTCATCATGAACATCCTGGTACTCTACGCTGTGAAGAAGGAGCGGACCCTCCACACGGTGGGCAACCTCTACATCGTCAGCCTCTCCGTGGCGGATCTCATCGTCGGGGCCACCGTGATGCCCCTCAACCTGGTCTATCTGCTGGAGGATGAGTGGAGGCTGGGGAGGGTCGTCTGTCAGTTCTGGCTCATCATGGATTATGTAGCAAGTACAGCCTCCATCTTTAGTCTGTTTATACTTTGTCTGGATCGGTATCGGTCCGTTCACGAGCCGCTGAGGTACCTGAAGTACCGGACTAGAGGGAGAGCTAGCGTTATGATCTCTGGGGCCTGGCTGTTGTCCATGACATGGATTATTCCTATTCTAGGGTGGAGGTCCTTCGCTCAGGTCGACCTCAAACCAGAGATGGAGAATAAGTGTGACACTGATTTCCGGTTTGTTACGTGGTTTAAGGTTTTAACTTCAGTGTTTAACTTCTACGTTCCCTCTCTGTTGATGCTGTGGTTCTACTCACGTATCTACAGGGCTGTGAGGCAGCacttcagagagagggagaggattaTCAATCCCACAGATTCCGTGGCGGAAAACAGGATCAGACACAAAGTCCAAACAGGAAATAGCCCCTGCGAGTCTTCCAAGAAGGAAAGAAACTCTGACTTTGATCAGTACACTTTAGACCAGCCGTACGACTCCACAGATACAGTTGAAACCAACGCACCCAGGGAACCCAAGTCTGGGAAAGACTCTCGTTCCAGTTCACTGCTCAGAATGACAAAACGTTTGAGGACGACTGTAAAAGACAACTCTTCGTCTTTCCAGCAGAAGGATCCGGACTCGGACCCTTTGAACCTGTCATCGTTACCTCTCGGCTTCACACACGACGACAACAACGTACAGAAACTCTACGTATCCGTGAGCGACTGCAAGGTAGCCGTGCCGCCAAACTCTGTGGCCGGCGTCTGCGAGATAACCCAGATTTCTGACATGCAGAGATACACCACCATGTTGTACAACAACGATTTCACCCAGTCTCTGAATTTATCCCCGTCACCATGGCCCCATAATTCACCCCCGTCGCCCCCGCCCCAGGAGGACTCAGAGACTGGTGATGGTACTAGCCCGGACGCCGTGACTCTTAAGCAGACCTGGCAGAAGTTCTGTGCCCAGTCCAGGCAGTGTATCCAGAGCCTTCAGGTCCATAAGCAGCACAAAGCGGCCAAGCAGCTGGGCTTTATCATAGCTGGGTTCATGATGTGCTGGATCCCCTACTTCATAGTCTTTATGGTCATGGCTTTCTGCCAGACCTGTGTACATCATGACCTACATATGTTCACAATATGGCTCGGTTATATTAACTCTACCTTGAACCCGTTCATATACCCACTCTGCAATGAGAATTTCAAACGGGTGTTTAAAACTATCCTACACATTCATTAG